One stretch of Hevea brasiliensis isolate MT/VB/25A 57/8 chromosome 12, ASM3005281v1, whole genome shotgun sequence DNA includes these proteins:
- the LOC131171453 gene encoding UDP-xylose transporter 3-like produces the protein MSESQRFQLGTLGALSLSVVSSVSIVICNKALISTLGFTFATTLTSWHLLVTFCSLHVALWMKLFEHKPFDARAVMGFGILNGISIGLLNLSLGFNSVGFYQMTKLAIIPCTVLLETLFFRKRFSRNIQLSLAILLVGVGIATVTDLQLNVLGSVLSVLAVITTCIAQIMTNTIQKKFKVSSTQLLYQSCPYQALTLFIIGPFLDGLLTNQNVFAFKYTPQVLFFIVLSCLISVSVNFSTFLVIGKTSPVTYQVLGHLKTCLVLAFGYVLLRDPFSWRNILGILIAVIGMVLYSYYCTTENQQKASEASAKLPEVKESESDPLVGVETGADVVPKAPVWNSNKDLHA, from the exons ATGAGTGAGAGCCAGAGGTTCCAGCTGGGGACTCTGGGTGCTCTGAGTTTATCAGTTGTATCGTCGGTTTCGATTGTGATATGCAACAAGGCTCTCATTAGTACTCTCGGTTTCACTTTTG CCACAACATTAACAAGCTGGCATCTTCTGGTCACATTTTGTTCTCTTCATGTGGCTTTATGGATGAAATTGTTTGAACACAAGCCTTTTGATGCAAGAGCTGTAATGGGATTTGGCATATTAAATGGGATATCCATTGGGCTTTTGAATCTTAGCTTGGGTTTCAACTCTGTTGGTTTCTATCAG ATGACAAAATTGGCAATCATCCCATGTACGGTTCTTTTGGAGACACTTTTCTTCAGGAAGAGATTCAG CCGGAATATCCAGCTTTCACTGGCGATCCTTCTTGTGGGTGTTGGAATTGCAACTGTGACTGATCTTCAACTCAATGTCCTTGGTTCTGTCTTGTCTGTACTTGCAGTTATTACAACTTGTATTGCTCAGATT ATGACCAATACTATCCAGAAGAAGTTCAAAGTCTCTTCCACCCAACTTTTATATCAGTCTTGCCCCTATCAAGCATTAACTTTGTTCATTATTGGTCCATTTCTAGATGGCCTACTGACTAATCAAAATGTTTTTGCTTTCAAGTACACCCCTCAAGTTCTG TTCTTCATAGTTCTGTCCTGCCTGATATCCGTCTCTGTGAACTTCAGTACTTTTCTGGTAATTGGGAAAACATCCCCCGTCACCTATCAGGTCCTAGGGCATCTGAAAACATGCCTAGTTTTGGCCTTTGGTTATGTTCTACTTCGCGATCCTTTTAGCTGGCGCAACATTTTAGGGATCCTTATTGCAGTAATTGGGATGGTATTGTATTCTTACTATTGCACCACGGAGAATCAGCAGAAGGCCAGTGAAGCATCAGCAAAATTGCCTGAG GTTAAGGAAAGTGAATCTGATCCTCTGGTTGGTGTAGAAACTGGAGCCGATGTAGTCCCAAAAGCTCCCGTGTGGAATTCAAACAAGGATCTTCATGCATAa